In the genome of Nycticebus coucang isolate mNycCou1 chromosome 12, mNycCou1.pri, whole genome shotgun sequence, the window GCTTCTggctctcttccctccctcctctcctcctgcatTGCTCCTCCTCTTACTCTCCCAGAGGTATCTGCCGGTCAGAGCAGGTGCAGGACGGGGTGGGGTGGATTCTGGGGAGTGGAATCCCAGAGGCTTGCACTGTTTCACCATTCGCCCCTTTGGTGGCCTGCCAAAGAGGACACATTTGTGGAGACACGATGTTGGTCCTTTATCAACCCATCCTAGATAGGAATAGAGCAACATTACTGAGAAGAGACCTCGAGAGTGCCCCCAAACCTCCCCGTTGTTGCAGGAGTAAATGTGCAGGCTGTCCCTGTCAGAGGCCCGGCACAGGGTAATGGTTAAGAACCTTGGCTCTAGGTTCAGGCAGATCTGGGTTCAAAGCTTGCAGGCTCTTCTGTCAACAGCTGCCTGCATGACCCTGAGCAGgttccttaacttctctgtgctttgtTTGgctttccatctgtaaaatgggtttgTAGTGAGGACCAAAGGAAGGAGAGGTGTCAAGTGTCCTGCACAGGCCTGGCACATCGTGGTGCTCAGCAAACATGGTGGAGGCTAAGAAGCTCCCTTTGGTGTTCAGCAACACCAGGGCCCGCCATCTCCCCCTTAGAGGCGTTCCTGTTTTAAACTCTCTGGGCTGTTGCAGACTAGCAGAGGTGTCCCAGGTCCTAGGAGTGAGGGGAAGGCCCTGGAGGCCCCTGGAGTCACTCGCTGTCAGTGAGTGAGCAACTGTTGCCCAGGGGGAGGCAGCAGtgctggggagctgaggcaggccCCCGGAGTCTCAGGAGCAGCATGTGTAAGGTAAGGAGTACAGACGGCCTAGACAAGGACTGAGGGAAGTGGGGGTAAAAGATGTCGGGGTATTGACCTTGCTGTTACGGGTCTGGGGTACTCTGCTTCAGACGCCTGCCCCCAAGGTCAAGGCATTTGTGTCTCAGAGGCCCAGGGGCTGCCAGCTacattgtgttgttttttttttgttgttgttgttgcagtttggccggggctgggcctgaacccaccaccctcggcacatgggctggcgccctactcactgagccacaggcgccgccctacattgtGTTTTTGAGAAGACCCTCATCCCCTGCAGAGTCCAAACTCCCTGCCCAGGGCTGAGGCACTTCTGCCTGTTGGGTTCCTTGCAGTGGGCGCAAGCCAGGCCTCTCTGTGGCCCCTGGCCAGCTGCCCCTTCCACCCCCTGCCTCTCAGGATTACTCAGCCTTCCCAGCGCCTGTCACTAAGATGCTGAGTGCATTCCTGACAGCCTCTCTTCAGGAAAGGCCCAGGCTGTGtggccttttaaaaaaagactccGTGCCGGGGTTAAGCCTCTGATTGTGGTCCTGCGTGAAGAAACCATAAACCAAAAGAAGAGCGATGGCTCAGCTTGGTCTTGGGGCTTTGTTGTCAGCGTCTGCTTTGAGTCAGTCCCTGGACTTGGAATTTAATGTGGGCCATTACAGGCATGTGGAAAATCTGTCCTTTCCCTCTAATTTCTGCGTAAAAGTAGGGGAGAAAATTCCAAGGAACCTCTCATCCTGCTGTCTGCTGTCTACTTGATGCAGGAGGGGCTTTGGGGATAATCCCTGGACAGAACCCCCAGtccctggaaattgttctgtctCCAGGGCCAAAAGCCTGGAAGCGACATCCAGGTTTTTAGGCGACTTGCTGGACAGGCCCAGTCATTGTCTAAAAGATTTCCAATGGCCATAaccaggagagagggagagagtgctGGACCTGCTGACCCGGCCCAGCCTGTACCTGCAGGACGCCTCTGCCCCTGCTGAGTCAGAGCTCAGTCTGCTGTCCAGCGGGGCTGCTGACTGCACTTGACTGGGTGCCAGGTAGGGGCCATGTCTTCCCCCTTGGTCCTGGGGGAATGGTTTGGTTTCTCTAGGGACACAAGCAGTAAATGGGTTTAAATAGCTCTCCACTCACCCTTTTCTGCAGGGCCACCTTGGTGCATGTATGCTTCAAGGAACAACACAGGGATGCTTTTCTATAACCCCACAAAGCTAGAAGAATTTCCAGCATTCATTTTCTGCACAGTAGTTTGCCCTGGGCTTTAAACTGTAAAGGCTTGGGTTTAATCCTTAGGTCCAtctcctgcccagcctctggGGTACTCATCCCCTCCAGAGGGTAGACCTGCGGCCAGGGCCATTCTGCAAGTGGTTGCGCAGCGCCACCTCCTGGCCACAGTAGCTAAGGGTAGCTTTCCATTGTTGCTCAACCATTGCCAGGAAAGTTCATCTAAAGCAAAAGGAACTTGGGACACTTCTTCGGAAGTCAGAATATCAGGATATTCAGGATTTCTGCTCGAACTTGTAATTACCATAGCTCTTTGTATCTGCTTGGCCTTTCTGGGGCTACCTTGCCAGGCCACCTATTAAAATGGCTTTGTATTTCCCACACCCAAATTGTCCATGTAGGACCAAGCAGCTGCAGCCCAGAGTCAGGCACATCACTCAGCCTAGCACATGGGGCTGGGTGCGTGTGTCCTAAGGGGTTGATCTCCCCGGGTTGGCAGCTTCTTCCTTGGGACTCTGGCTATTCTGGAGTTTCTCACCTAGTTTCTGGTCTGGAGCTTTTAGGTAAATTGAGCTCCATTCTGCTGCCACTGACCCAGCATCTAGGGAAGCTGACACTGAGCAGAGCCGCAGCTCCACTAACTTGAAGTGGAGTAGGTTACTCCCTTGTCTGAATGGTTAGTCTGCCTGGGAACTGGCATTGGTCAAGGGGAACTTTTGTCTTTGTGAATTGGTTTTCAGGGCCCCTTCGGTGCTATCGCTGGAGCAGCAGGACACCTAGAGTCTGTGTACACAGCCCCATCTTATAGTCTTTCCCTCTGTTTGTGTCCCCCTCGTGGAATAAAGAACAAATCCTAAACCATCTGTAGCTCAGGTCTCCCATCTCCCAAACCAGAAAGTGGGGATTCTTCTTACCATTTGTGCTTTATAGAGAAATATTAGAGTGACACGTATGCTTTACTGTCCTGTCTGCCGTTGTTCATGTGACATGTGCCCTGGTGGAGCTTAGAACTAGAGGGGCTGTGGGCATGAGGATGGCTGTGGGCGGAGACTAATGTCTCTGTAGATAACACCTCTGTCATTCTCTCTACTCTAGGCCTGGTCTGCAAGTCCTCTCCTAAGAAGCCTCGTGGACGTAACATCTTCAAGGCCCTTTTCTGCTGTTTTCGCGCCCAGCATGTTGGCCAGTCAAGCTCCTGCACTGAGCTTGCTGCATATAAGGAGGAAGCCAGCACCATTGCTAAGGTAGCTGGGCTGAGTGGCACGGAACTAGCAGGAAAGAACTGCTAGTGGGCTGGTCCCTGAGGGCAGGGCAAGAGGGCAGGTGGCGCAGCGCCACCTCCTGGCAACAGTAGCCATGGTAGCGAAGGTTGTGAAGACCCCTAGAAAAAAGAAGCCCTTCTCTGTCCTTCCCTTAGTAATCCATTTGCTTCCCATTTACGGTGTGGGTCACCGGGATGTCCTTGTGGTTTCTGAGGACCCCTGTGGTCCAGATCCTTCCAGGTTCCAAGGAACCATGCAAGGCACTTTGGATATATTGTCCCAAGTGAGCACACAGCAACCCAACAAGGAAACTCACAGGGTTCCCATTTTGTAATCATGAGAACTTTAGGATGTATGGAGTCCCTGAAGAGTTTGTGGTTGATAAATTGTAGTGACAGGATTAGAACTCAGATCTGTCTAGCTCTAGCTAAAACCTGTGTTATTGTTTTCTCATGGCATAGTTGTCCCTGCATGCGGATtatatgaggacttttttgcatggtggcagatatcacgaagattatgcatggaccttttttccccttcatcagctttcattagtgtttatgtattcaATGTGCGGCCCAGGACAACTCTTCTTTTAGTGTGGTGCAGAGAAACCAGAAGTTTGGAGACTCCTGTATGCAAAGCTATCTTCACGTTATCTGACTTGCGGAGAGCTGAGGAACTGAACCTCTGCATGCTTTTAATAACCCTTACTACAGCTAGGGggcgttatttttttttttttgtagagacagagtctcactttatggccctgggtagagtgccgtggcatcacacagctcacagcaacctccaactcctgggcttaagcgattctcttgcctcagcctcccgagcagctgggactacaggcgcccgccacaacgcccggctatttttttttgttgttgttgcagtttggccggggccaggtttgaacctgccaccctcggtatatggggccggcgccttaccgactgagccacaggtgccgccctaggggGCGTTATTAAAAGCATGGTAGAGTTTCACTGACCATGCACATCACCTGTACCTGTGCGAGGCATTTggaaatggggtgggggaggtgtttctgaacttttttttgagacagagtctcaccatgtcgccctgggtagaacgccatggtgtcacaacccacagtaacttcaaactactgggctcaagtgattctcctgcctcagcctcccaagtagctgggaccacaggcactcaccacaatgctcagctattttgttgttgttgttgctgttcagtaggcccatgctgggttcgaatctgccagcccaggtgtatatggctggcgccccaaccactgtgctatggatgctaggccttggtttttttgtttttgttttgaggcagagtctcactttgtctccctgggcagagtgccatggtgtcatagctcatagcaacctcaaactcttgggctcaagcaattctcttgcctcagcctcccaagttactggggctacaggcatccactacaacgcccagctatttttagagacagggtctcacacttgctcatcctagtctccaacttgtgagctcaggcaatccacctgtcttagcctcccagaatgctaggattacaggcatgagccaccaggcccagccaatgAACTTGTGTTTTGGGattaggatctcactctgtcacccttatagttcactgcagcctcaaactcctgggctcaggagatccccCTGCCTaaacttctgagtagctgggactacaggagcacaccacacctagctagtttttaatatttgtattgagacaggatcttgctacattggccaggctagtcttgaactcctaggcccTAGCaatcttctacctcagcctcctaaagtgctgggattacgggcatgaaccactgcaccagctttttttttttttttttttgagacagagtctcattatgtcaccctcagagtgcaatggcatcacagctcacagcaacatctgactctttggcttaagcgattctcttgcctcagcctcccaagtagctgggagtataggtgccccaccccccaactcccaaaaaatattttttttttgttgcagttgtcattgttgattttagctggccctggctgggttcaaatccaccagccttggtatatgtggctgaagccctatccactgagctacgggcaccgcctgcACCAGCCTctttgaagagacagggtcttgttctgtcactcaggctagaatgAAGTGCTGTGCTCACTATaatctcacactcctgggcttggtCAATACCCGTGAGTATTTTTGATCATCACAATGACTAAAAGATACACATATATAGTATTTCAAGGGTGGGGCCAACAAAATTTTCTCTAggtgggcacagtagctcacgcctgtaaccctagcactctgggaggttgaggcaggaggatcccttgagctgaagagttccaGATCAgactgggcaagagcaagaccctgtctgtactaaaaacagaaaaactagctgggtattgtggcaaatgccagctaattgggaggctgagccaggaggatcatttgaactcatgagtttgaagttgctgtgagctgtgacgctacggcactctaccgagggtgacatagtgagaccaccGTCTCAAAAGAAAGACACATACATCAGTGAGTGAAAAATCACGTCATTTTCCAATAGGGAGAAATGGTTAAATCAAGTACAAATAACTCGAtagcattactttttttttttttttgagacagagcctcaagctgttgccctgggtagagtgctgtagcgtcacagctcacagcaacctccagctcctgggctcaagcgattctcctgcctccacctcctaagtagctgggactactggtgcccgacacaacgcccagctattttttggttgcagccgtcactgtttggcaggcccaggctggattcgaacccaccaactcaggtgtatgtggctggcgccttagccgcttgagccacaggccttgATAGCATTACTTAAGTGATTTTTACAAAGAGTTCTCAGTAACATGCAGAAGTACTGAGTCGCAACATCtgttactgagtttcacatgcaGAGTGCGGAATCATGTATTATCATATGTGGAAAAAAAGACTGGTAACACAAACTTGGAGGAAATACACTGAAATGCCAATATTAAGGTTATTTAAGTGCTaggattttaatttctcttacacAAGGTTTTTGTTAAGAACACGTACTACTTTTTACAACTATAACTTCATTATTAGCAAAAGGCAGGGAAAGGTCTGCTGCTCTCTCAGACTCACCTTCCCTCATACTTTGGGTTCCCACTGTGTGGCTTCCTTGAAGTGTTATTGGGGTTGAGGGCTTCGTGTCCCCTGTATGTCTCTGGGAGGAGGGCACAGAACGCACAGGCTCTCAGAGAGAAGCCTGGGTGAAGGGCTGAGCGAAAGGCTAAACTGCCATAAGAAGGGGTCTAGATTTGGGTGTGCCTCTCACTTTGTGTCCCTGAATCAGCTGCTTGAGTCCCCTGTCCCTCACTTTGTCCAGCTGAGAGGCGGGGACATCGAGAGTAGGGACACTGTCTTCCCCAGCCTTCACCAGGCCTGTGTGGGAAAGAAGCCTTGGCTTTTCCCCTTTCTTGCCTGCCTCCCAGGGAAAGTCACTTCTGTCATGTTCGCTTCAGGTGGCTGGGTCTTGGGGAGAAAGTTGCCCCCCAGACCTGAGCAGAAGCCGTAGGTTTGGCTGGAGCACTGACAACCAACCTTCTTCTCTTCCACAGTCGGATCTGCTCCATTGTCTCCAGTACCAGTTTTATCAGGTATGCGAGTCTGGCTGGCTAAATGCTCAGAAGCTCAGGACCCTGTGACCCCTGGCAAGCCCTGTCAGGCAGGGTGGTGCCCTCATTCCTCCTCTCCTGGCTGACGACCTGCCCGCCCCGAGAAGCCATTCACTGCTGAGGGCCTGCTGTGTGCAAGGCTGTAGCTTTCCGGGGACAGCTGGTGCTACCTACCTTCCTCCCGCAGCTACTCTCCATCCCACAGCAGCCCTAGCCTCCGCTACCAATGTTCTCATCACTTAATAGTTTCCCATTGGGAGTTTGAAACCCGGAAACCAATTCTACCTGTTGTCTGCCTTTAAGTGGTATCAGTCCTGAGTTGGTGATCCTGTCTCCACAAACAGCCCGGCTCTTCCTAGAGGTTTAAGGGGACCAGTGGGCTTTCTTGGTGGGCAAATCTCAGCACTCTGCTCTGCTTTTAGATCCCAGGGACCTGCCTGCTTCCAGAGGTGACAGAGGAAGATCAAGGAAGGATCTGTGTGGTTATTGACCTGGATGAAACCCTTGTGCATAGCTCCTTTAAGGTAAGTCAACATCGAGAGCCCTTCCTGCCCCAATCTGGGGCCCTTTGTGAGTCCGACAACAGGCACTATAAAGCACCTAAAGATGAGGTTAGGGAAGTGACCAGGGGGAGAGGGCAGGCCTCCAGTGTCTTGACCACCTTGGTGTAATAAATATCTAGAGGCCACACTGATGGGTGTTGAGTAGGaacccccttctcctcccttcacTGACAGGCTGCGTCTGCCCCCAGCCACATAACACAGTGagccccccagcctccatcacaGCAAGGCCACAAGAGTGGTTGAATCAGCTATGGCTCTTGCCCCTATTTGTCTTACCAGGATGTTTGTCACTGAGGAAGACCCTCAAACAGTCACTCAGGTAGAATTTGGTGGGGTAGAGTGGGTGAGAACCCTTAGTAGGGTGGCAGGAGGAACACCCAGGAGTCTGTAAGACtgtttctccccacccctcccagggGCGTGGTGACTTGCCTGTCCTGCCTCTCCCATGCTGAAGTCATTAACTTTTCTGCCTTCCAGCCGATCAACAATGCCGACTTCATAGTGCCTGTCGAGATCGAGGGGACCACTCACCAGGTGAGCACCCCAGCAAGCCACACCCAGCCTGGAACATGGGGAGTTTGCTTCTGCCTCACCTGCGCTGAGGTCCTCGGCCCCTCTCAGGGCTTGTGTTCCCTCAGTTGATCCCTTTTCTATAACTTCAGCCTCCCCTTCTTACTAGTATGAGACACTCAGGGCCTTCTCATCTTAAGAAAATTTTTCAGCCCACCTCCCCCTGTTCGCTgtcatctttgttttctctttgcagCTGAGCTGTTGGAAACAGTGGTTTACATCACTTAATGATGGTGGTAGCTGTCACTTGTGAGCCCACCCCCTCAAGGCCAGCATTGTTACAGTTTATCGCATTTTCTCAGCTCCTCAATGGCTGTTGTCCCTGTCTGTTACAGGCAAGGAAGCCAGCACtagctgttccttctgcctggaacgCCCTTTTCCTCatgcccacccacccccactgGCTAGTGGATCCCTTTCTCCCCGGTCCAGACATTTCCTCCCCTGCAAAACCCTCCCGACTTCCTTCCCCTTGGGGCTCTACCCTGATTCTGCCCAAGTACTCACTCCATGCGCACCTGTCAATGTGAAGAGCACTGAGATCTGAGCGAGACCACACTCCTGCCCAGCACAGCTGCTCAGTCCCAGGTCAAGGACCATGTGATAATTGGTGGCGAAAGACTGTTTGCTCACAGtgcttgcccagatggtctgcccGCTGGCCCAAGAGGCAGGGACCACTGTAGCAGGTGCCCTGGTGGCCCTCGTACTTGCTTGCATGGCCTGATCATAGTAAAGTTACCAGTAGGGAAATAGATGGAGGCTCCCGTGGGTTGTCATCACTGTCCCACATGCATCAGAGGCGTTTGTCACCACCTCCCTATGCAAAGGCACTCCACCAGGCCCTGTACCAGCCCCTGATTGGAGCCAGGCTTGGCCCCGCAGCCATTAACAGGGTAGTTGTGGGTAAGAGATGTCAAAACCCATAGGGAAAAGACAAAGGAATATTTTCAGACAGGCAGTGTAATAAAGAAGGGCTGAGATAAAAATGAGGGCAagaggctctgcgcctgtggcttaagcagctgaGGCACccagcacatacacctgagccagcaggttcaaatccagccagggcccaccaaacaacgatgactgcaactgaaaaaaaaaatagctgggccttgtggcaggcgcctgtagtcccagctacttgggaggtagaggcaggagactcacttgagcccaggagttggaggttgctgtgagctgtgatgccatggcactctacccagggagacagcttgaggctatgtctcaaaaaaaaaaaaaaaatgagggcgaGTAGCTGCTGAAGGCAGAATTTCAGCAGAGAATGGTGAAGGGATGCCGAGCTTGGAGAACAGCTGGGAAGTGGACAGGGCTCGCTGAGAGACGGCAGGTTGATAGGAGCTGCGCTGCGGCTGCCCAGAGAGGAGAGGCCCTGCTGCTCAGCTGCGCGGGGCCAGCGAGGCCAACGCACGGAGGAGGGCCGTGCAGGCCTGACTGAGAGCTCGGGAGTGATGTGGATAAAGGAGCTTTGAGGAAATGTTTCCAGTAGCAGCTGTGCAGGCCAGAGGCAGGGAAGCAGTTGAATGCAGATGGGGAACATGTAGCCAGAGAGCCTTTTAGGCAAAGTGTGAAAGATCATGAAAGGTGGACCCAGGTGGTGAGGGTGGCAGGAGGAGTGAGCACAAAGTAGGTGGTGCTAAGGCGAGGTGCGGCAGGGTGTCTGGTCCGTGGTCCTGGAGGGGAAAGAGTCCATTCTCCCTGCTGCAGTCAGGCTCCAGGAAGCGTCTGTGTCCTTGCCTGATAGTGTCCTGGACAGACTGTCCTTCTGGAGCCAAGGACAGAAAGCTCCCTCCGAGGCTGTGGCTGGATTCAAGTAATCCAGGATAGGCTGTTTCCATCTGTGAGGCCTATTCTTGATTACTTGTTTCTGGAGGCAGCTGATGGCCCGACGTTGGAGACAGAGATGGCTCCTGGGATATGGTGTGTTCTCTTCTTCCTGAGCCAAGATGAGGTCGGCACCACGGAGCCCCCAGAAGCCTTTTGAGGGGCGATGCTAGTGCCCTGGGCGGTGGGGCAGAAGACTTCCAGCCAGGTGGTCCACGAGGCTGCGTGTGGGAGCCTGGCTTCCTGCTACCCTTGTGCGGCTGGCCGGTGCTGCAGACTTGGACTTGCAGGACCCCTCCAGCAGGCCTCTGCTTCTCCTCAGGTGTACGTGCTCAAGAGGCCTTACGTGGATGAGTTCCTGAGGCGCATGGGGGAGCTCTTCGAATGTGTTCTCTTCACTGCCAGCCTGGCCAAGGTACCCGGGGGTGATGCGGGGGAGGAACCAGGAGCAGGTGTGGCAGCCACCGGGTGGTCCAGGACCTCCTTGCTGGTGTACAGAAGCCACAGGGGACCAGGCTTGCATCCACAGTCGGGCTTCTCTCCTGCCAGTATGCCGACCCTGTGACGGATCTGCTGGACCGCTGTGGGGTGTTCCGGGCCCGCCTTTTCCGGGAGTCCTGTGTGTTTCATCAGGGCTGCTATGTCAAGGACCTCAGCCGCTTAGGGAGGGACCTGAGGAAAACCCTCATCCTGGACAACTCGCCTGCTTCTTATATCTTCCACCCAGAGAATGCCGTGAGTGGTCCTGCGTGCCCACATGGCAAGAGAGGGCGTGGGCTGTGTGTCCGTGGATCTAACCAGAGGAGTGCCACACCCCAGCAGACCCAGCCGGCCTATGGctctggggtggggaaggaaagagTAGCAGTCAGGAGCTTGATGCCACTTTTTCCCTGTCCCAGGTGCCCGTGCAGTCCTGGTTTGATGACATGGCAGACACAGAGTTGCTGAACCTGATCCCAATCTTTGAGGAGTTGAGTGGAGCAGAGGACGTCTACACCAGCCTCGGGCAGCTGCGGGCCCCTTAGCCCTCCCTGCTTCCGAGCAATGGCCATCCCAGTAGGGGACGTTGCTATACTGTGCCTTTATGATCAGCCCGACAGAGTGGAAGCTGGAGCACCTTGCCAAACAAGGCCTGGAGATAGTGAGGAACGATTGGAATGAGCTTTAGGAGAGGTTAGATGCTGAATGGCAAATACCAGACCAACGAAAACCAGAGCCACCTGCTCCCTGAGTCGGGTCCCCAAGacgtgtgtgagtgtgagagtgtgttgctgtgagctgtggccccAGCATGTACAGTGTTTCCCGTGGGGGTGAAGCTGAATGATCAAGACTTCCCAAGTTAGTTGTCTCCTCTCCTGTCACCCTGAGAGCCACTGAGCTCTATAGGGATGAAGACTATTGAAGGCTCCAGTGCCAAACCATGGCCTTTCCTCAGTATTTTAAGGCCTATgccaaggagaaaggaagggtcAGAGGCTGCCTTTGGATGCCCCATGAACACACCTTTCTGAAATCTTTCTCCAGCCAACTGCTGCAGACAAAAAGATGACATTCTGGGAAGATGAGAACTTGTTTCCAGACCAGTTCCCCCAGTGGCCATTAGGTCCTGTGGCCCAAGGGCTGCGCTTGCCTCCAGCCAAGTGCCTGGCCTGGGTCCTTTCTGTGTCTCCCCAAGGCTTGGGTGCAGGGCCTGCCTTCCTTACCACCTAGCCatagtcttgaa includes:
- the CTDSP2 gene encoding carboxy-terminal domain RNA polymerase II polypeptide A small phosphatase 2 — encoded protein: MEHGSIITQARREDALVLTKQGLVCKSSPKKPRGRNIFKALFCCFRAQHVGQSSSCTELAAYKEEASTIAKSDLLHCLQYQFYQIPGTCLLPEVTEEDQGRICVVIDLDETLVHSSFKPINNADFIVPVEIEGTTHQVYVLKRPYVDEFLRRMGELFECVLFTASLAKYADPVTDLLDRCGVFRARLFRESCVFHQGCYVKDLSRLGRDLRKTLILDNSPASYIFHPENAVPVQSWFDDMADTELLNLIPIFEELSGAEDVYTSLGQLRAP